A region of Vitis vinifera cultivar Pinot Noir 40024 chromosome 13, ASM3070453v1 DNA encodes the following proteins:
- the LOC104881106 gene encoding uncharacterized protein LOC104881106: protein MAGVLPSISDIRCEVPELRGDNFKIWKERILLQLGCMDIDYAIRKDEPHKITDTSTPEQILLYERWEKSNRLSVMYIKTKISAGIRGSIEQHENVRELLKAIDEQFVTSDKALASTLIMKFTSLKLTGIRGVREHIMEMRDIVAQLKKLEVEMSESFLVHFILNTLPLQYGPFKISYNTHKDKWSINELMTMCVQEEGRLLMEQGESAMLVTQRKGKKGKSQASQKGKQQIPPKSDIKKDEKCFFCKKKGHVKKKCLKFQNWLEKKGYAKPKEASDK from the exons atggctggag TTTTACCTAGCATATCTGATATTCGTTGTGAGGTTCCCGAACTTAGAGGAGATAACTTTaagatatggaaggagagaattcttcttcaattagggtGCATGGACATAGATTATGCTATAAGGAAAGATGAACCGCATAAGATCACTGATACCAGCACACCTGAACAAATTTTATTGTACGAACGCTGGGAGAAATCTAATCGCCTTAGCGTGATGTACATTAAGACAAAAATCAGTGCTGGTATACGTGGTTCAATCGAGCAACATGAGAATGTCCGTGAATTGTTAAAGGCTATTGACGAGCAATTCGTCACTTCAGATAAAGCCTTGGCAAGCAccctaattatgaagttcacaTCCCTGAAGCTCACCGGTATAAGAGGTGTGCGTGAACATATCATGGAGATGAGGGACATTGTGGCTCAATTGAAGAAACTCGAGGTAGAAATGTCTGAATCTTTCTTGGTGCACTTTATCCTTAACACTCTTCCACTTCAGTATggacctttcaaaatctcttacaacacacataaggataagtggtctatcaatgaattgatgaccatgtgtgttcaagaggaaGGAAGGTTATTGATGGAACAGGGAGAAAGTGCCATGCTGGTGAcgcaaaggaaaggaaagaaaggaaaatctcaagcTAGTCAGAAAGGAAAACAACAAATTCCTCCCAAATCTGACATTAAGAAAgacgaaaagtgttttttctgtaaaaagaaaggacacgttaagaagaaatgtctgaaatttcagaattggcttgagaagaaag ggtatgcaaaacctaaggaagccaGTGACAAGTGA